In Ignavibacteriales bacterium, the genomic window AATATTTTATGGAAAATGGGACTTTATTGCCACCTCCCTCCCTATCCGAAAGAGTAAATCTTCTAATTGAACATTTAAATTATTCAGTCGAGTTTAAAGGAGAACGACGAGCATGCTTAGAAATCCGCAAACACTACAGTGGCTATCTTCGCGATGCACCGAACATTTCGAAACTTAGGATGAAATTGATGGAATTCACCGAAGCACCACCTATTATCGATAAATTGCTTGAGTATCAAAATCAAGGATTCCATTTGGATGAATTCAATAATTAAACACTTTAGAGATAGAATAATAATTTGTAACATAGATTAACTTCAATCGTAAATCAGATATACAATAAATCCCGAACAATCTATTATCATTCAATAAATATTTTTTAGAAAGAGATTTTATAAAATGCGAAATTTATTTGGAGGATTGGTCTTAATAACATTCGGTACCCTTTTCCTTCTCGATAATTTAGACGTTGCCGATTTCGGAGAAATCATAGGCAATTACTGGCCATTGATTTTGATATTTTGGGGCGCGAGTATTTTAATCAACCCGGGGAAAAAACGATCGTCAACTACTCAAATTAATAATTCTGTTGTCAATCAACAATATTCATCAGATATTATTCATCAATCGAATGTCTTCGGCGATGTGAATTCTCAAATATCATCTACAAATTTTAAAGGAGGATCTATTTCGACTGTTTTCGGGGATTGCTCGGTTGATCTGACAAGTGCGTCCTGGTCAGACGGTGAGCATGAGCTAAAAATTCACGGTGTTTTTGGCGATACTAATATCATACTCCCGAAAGGTTCGGCGGTAACTATAAATGCAAATTCTACTCTTGGATCGCTGATGATTTTCGGACAAAGTAAAAATGGTTTTTCCTCCGACTTACGTACAAAAACTCCCGAATATGAATCTGCGACCGGAAAATTGATTATTAGGATCACGAAAGTTTTAGGTGATGTCAGAGTTGAATAAATGATTCGTACTGATACTATTCATCCGGAGGAGACACAAAGAGCCGGTAGAATATTTCATATTTTAAAACGCAGTTATACTGAAGACGAAACCGCATTAAATCATCGAACTGCACTCGATTTACTTGTTGCCACAATTCTTTCTGCTCAATGCACTGATAAGAGAGTTAACTTAGTAACGGAAAAGTTATTCAAAGAATATCACTCGGTAAAAGATTATGCAAATGCCGATGTAAATCACTTAGAAATGATGATTAAATCGACAGGTTTTTATCATGTAAAAGCGAGGCATATCGTCCAGACATGTCAAAAATTAATTTCCGATTTCAACGGTATAATTCCCTCAACGATGAAAGAACTTCTCACACTACCGGGTATAGGCAGGAAAACCGCGAATGTAATATTGAGCAATTATTTTAAAAAGACAGAAGGTATCGTAGTTGATACACATGTTAGGCGTGTTTCTATTAGATTACATTTTTCACACCAATCTTCACCCGAAAATATTGAGCGGGATTTGATGACTCTCTTTCCAAAAAAAGACTGGATAACTTTTGGAAATATTTTTGTCCTGCATGGCAGGTACATTTGTAAATCCAGAAAACCATTATGTCCCGGTTGTAAAATAGCACGTTACTGTCCGTCCCGGTTATAAAAACAAAAGTGACAGGATAAATCAAATCCTGCCACCTCTTCTTTTTGTCTACGTAATTACTTTAACTTAACTTCTATTTCTTTCGGTTTGGCTTCCTCAAGTTTAGGGATTGTAAGAGATAATACTCCATTTTCAAAAGAAGCATCTATTTTTTCGCCTTGAACCGAAGTCGGAAGCGGAAATGAGCGTTGAAATATACCATATGATCGTTCAACGTGATGATAATTATCACCTTTTCTTTCGTTTTCCTGTCTCTTCTCACCCTTAATTGTAAGAACATCATCCTGGACAGTGATTTTCACATCCTTCTTTTCAACACCCGGGAGTTCAACTTTGATATTATATTCATTTTCCCGTTCGATTATATCAACCACGGGCATAAGTGTTTTTGATCCTTCCACACCTAGAATGTCACTCCTGAAATTATTGAACACTCTATCTATTTCCCTTTGCATGTTTTCGAATGATACAGGATGCCATGCTGAGACATCTCTTAACGGATTCCATCTGATTAATGTCATAACTCGATTCCTTTCTCAATAATATATTTTTTTAATTATGTTTCTTCTTTTTATGAATTTCAAGAAATAATAAATCAACTCGCGTGCCAGAAATATTATCTAATAAATGAAAGAATTATGAAGGGTAAATTATTTTTTTAAAAAATAAATTGCCATTTTGTCAGATGACAGCAGACTATTTTCTGAAACATCCGACAAACTGGCAAAAATATGGCAGAACATTTCATCTCAGACAGTAACTAAATATAAATATTCGTTCAATACCAAAAGAAATTATAAAATATCCTTTTTATGATTCTAAAAATCTTTCAGCATCAATGGCAGCTGCACACCCAGAACCTGCGGCTGTTATAGCTTGTCGATAAACATGATCCGCAACATCACCCGCGGCAAATACACCAGGTATGTTTGTGTATGTACTACCGGGTTTTGTGATTATGTATCCGCTTTGATTTAGTTCAAGCTGCCCTTCAAACAATTTTGTATTTGGTTGATGACCAATTCCTACAAAATATCCACCCGCATCGAACACTGATACATCACCCGTCCTGGTATTTTTTACTTTAATTCCGGTGATGGTTTTCTTTCCACTTTCAGTTTTTCCAAGAATTTCAACTATTTCTGAATTCCAGAGGAAAGCAATTTTAGTATTATTCTTTGCTCTCTCTTGCATTATTTTCGACGCACGCAATTGATCTCTTCTGTGAACAATGGTCACCTTCGAAGCAAACTTTGTTAAAAATGTTGCCTCTTCTATAGCCGTATCTCCTCCACCTACAACTACCACTTCAAGACCTTTGAAAAAGAATCCATCGCAGGTTGCACAACCTGATACACCGTGACCCATATATTCTTTTTCAGAAGGCAATCCTAACCACTTTGCTGAGGCACCTGTTGCAACAATAAGTGTATCTGAAGTATACTCTTTATCGTTTGAATAAATTTTAAACGGTCGTTCCGACAGATCAACTCTTGTTACATCCTGGAACAGCGTCTTTGCTGAAAATTTTTCTGCCTGTCTCCTGAACAAATCCATCAACTCGGGACCCATTACACCATCCGGAAATCCCGGGAAATTTTCGACTTCAGTCGTGATCGTCAATTGCCCC contains:
- a CDS encoding cell wall-active antibiotics response protein; translated protein: MRNLFGGLVLITFGTLFLLDNLDVADFGEIIGNYWPLILIFWGASILINPGKKRSSTTQINNSVVNQQYSSDIIHQSNVFGDVNSQISSTNFKGGSISTVFGDCSVDLTSASWSDGEHELKIHGVFGDTNIILPKGSAVTINANSTLGSLMIFGQSKNGFSSDLRTKTPEYESATGKLIIRITKVLGDVRVE
- a CDS encoding Hsp20/alpha crystallin family protein, giving the protein MTLIRWNPLRDVSAWHPVSFENMQREIDRVFNNFRSDILGVEGSKTLMPVVDIIERENEYNIKVELPGVEKKDVKITVQDDVLTIKGEKRQENERKGDNYHHVERSYGIFQRSFPLPTSVQGEKIDASFENGVLSLTIPKLEEAKPKEIEVKLK
- the nth gene encoding endonuclease III, yielding MIRTDTIHPEETQRAGRIFHILKRSYTEDETALNHRTALDLLVATILSAQCTDKRVNLVTEKLFKEYHSVKDYANADVNHLEMMIKSTGFYHVKARHIVQTCQKLISDFNGIIPSTMKELLTLPGIGRKTANVILSNYFKKTEGIVVDTHVRRVSIRLHFSHQSSPENIERDLMTLFPKKDWITFGNIFVLHGRYICKSRKPLCPGCKIARYCPSRL
- the trxB gene encoding thioredoxin-disulfide reductase; this translates as MTENHYKVIIIGSGPAGLTSAIYTGRANLNPLVFEGIQPGGQLTITTEVENFPGFPDGVMGPELMDLFRRQAEKFSAKTLFQDVTRVDLSERPFKIYSNDKEYTSDTLIVATGASAKWLGLPSEKEYMGHGVSGCATCDGFFFKGLEVVVVGGGDTAIEEATFLTKFASKVTIVHRRDQLRASKIMQERAKNNTKIAFLWNSEIVEILGKTESGKKTITGIKVKNTRTGDVSVFDAGGYFVGIGHQPNTKLFEGQLELNQSGYIITKPGSTYTNIPGVFAAGDVADHVYRQAITAAGSGCAAAIDAERFLES